One Phoenix dactylifera cultivar Barhee BC4 chromosome 8, palm_55x_up_171113_PBpolish2nd_filt_p, whole genome shotgun sequence genomic window carries:
- the LOC103710952 gene encoding kinesin-like protein KIN-14D, with translation MLQVKSGGCSPSGRCLENIKKFISVVEHMGLPSFKVSDLEQGHISAVVVCLLSLRDRFNSNLGEDRDTNLPAKWVIEAKKKLEVMDVLRGDNTLSGQPSRILGEERRPSLTEAKLQRVLRSPVMSEPASALSHHAGHKFHEVFQLKQGRYSDLPPAKISEMMKSNSLDNAPTQSLLSVVNGILDESIERKNGEIPQRVACLLRKVVQEIERRISTQAEHIRNQNNLIKAREEKYQSRIKLLETLATGTNEETQISMNQLQQIEMEKNKIEERKKVSEEDVVRLMKEKEDSDNIVSKLKEDLETTKNSYEQHCQQLETKAKQTKEELERRVKEVEFLLAESRKRTKELETFSESKSQNWNQKAYVVHNFIDLQLQSVQELRMSSASIKNEVINTQKRWSEEFTTFGREKLKQLTDAVKNYHTVLTENKKLYNEVQELKGNIRVYCRIRPFLPGENRKSSTIDYIGEDGELVLVNPSKQGKDGQKMFKFNKVYGPAASQEEVFLDTQPLIRSVLDGYNVCIFAYGQTGSGKTYTMTGPHSPTEEERGVNYRILNDLFHISRTRRDTFMYEVVVQMIEIYNEQVRDLLSNVGIANTSQPNGLAVPDASMHLVQSTSDVMDLMQTGLKNRAMSATALNERSSRSHSIVTVHVRGVDLKTGATLRGSLHLVDLAGSERVDRSEVTGDRLKEAQHINKSLSALGDVIFALSQKSPHVPYRNSKLTQVLQSSLGGHAKTLMFVQINPDAGSYSETLSTLKFAERVSGVELGAARSQKDGKDVKDLMEQVASLKDTIARKDEEIEQLQWLRDTTNQSPSVNSERQGGNALKHSSSAPGISSRSGTVQQGWRLSGGKVVISNNKAASDPENYSDHSDKQSESGSHQSTDDLKHQKEISGQPKLTEDDPGQSSADLELLGFGDADSEERLSDISDSGLSMGTETDGSSSVIELTLFPEQCKPTEITKEKTTPKVPTRIPKPPPQKIGQTTSTRQKLKETPKSPSLRKSVASQGTASSARLAKRWQ, from the exons ATGCTGCAGGTTAAAAGTGGTGGTTGTTCTCCATCGGGGAGATGCTTGGAAAATATAAAGAAGTTTATTTCAGTTGTAGAGCATATGGGGTTGCCCAGTTTCAAAGTATCAGACCTAGAGCAG GGACATATCTCTGCAGTAGTAGTGTGCCTTTTGTCCCTTAGGGATCGTTTTAACTCTAATCTTGGTGAAGATAGAGATACAAATTTGCCAGCCAAGTGGGTAATTGAAGCAAAGAAGAAGTTGGAGGTTATGGATGTTTTACGAGGAGATAACACTCTAAGTGGGCAACCGTCTCGAATTTTAGGAGAGGAAAGGAGACCGAGCCTCACGGAAGCAAAACTTCAGAGAGTTCTAAGAAGTCCTGTTATGTCAG AGCCAGCATCTGCTCTGTCTCATCATGCTGGACACAAGTTTCATGAAGTTTTCCAGTTAAAACAGGGGCGTTATTCTGATCTTCCTCCTGCTAAGATTTCAGaaatgatgaaatcaaacagttTAGAT AATGCCCCTACCCAGTCACTTTTGAGTGTTGTGAATGGGATTCTTGATGAAAGCATTGAGAGAAAGAATGGGGAAATACCTCAG CGTGTAGCATGCTTGTTGAGAAAAGTGGTGCAAGAGATTGAACGACGTATTTCAACTCAGGCAGAGCATATTCGAAAT CAAAACAATCTTATCAAAGCACGTGAAGAGAAGTATCAATCAAGAATCAAATTGCTTGAGACACTAGCAACTGGGACAAATGAAGAAACCCAG ATATCAATGAACCAGCTACAGCAGATAGAG ATGGAGAAAAACAAaattgaagaaagaaagaaagtcaGTGAGGAAGATGTGGTTAGGTtgatgaaggagaaggaggatagTGATAATATAGTTTCAAAACTTAAAGAGGACTTAGAAACAACAAAAAACTCATATGAACAACACTGTCAGCAACTGGAAACTAAGGCTAAGCAAACTAAAGAGGAATTAGAGCGGAGAGTAAAGGAGGTTGAATTCCTTTTAGCAGAGTCAAGGAAGAGGACAAAAGAACTCGAGACATTTTCAGAATCAAAATCTCAAAACTGGAACCAGAAGGCATATGTTGTCCACAATTTCATAGATTTACAACTGCAGTCAGTGCAG GAGTTGAGGATGTCTTCTGCTTCCATCAAGAATGAAGTCATAAATACTCAAAAGAGATGGTCTGAAGAATTTACTACCTTTGGTAGGGAA AAGCTGAAACAATTAACAGACGCTGTCAAAAATTATCATACAGTTCTtacagaaaacaagaaattgtacAATGAGGTTCAGGAATTAAAAG GCAACATCAGAGTTTATTGTCGGATAAGGCCATTTCTTCCTGGAGAAAACCGAAAGTCAAGTACCATAGATTATATTGGGGAGGATGGTGAGCTTGTTCTTGTTAACCCCTCCAAACAGGGAAAAGATGGACAAAAGATGTTCAAATTTAACAAGGTTTATGGTCCAGCTGCTTCTCAAG agGAAGTCTTCTTAGATACGCAGCCTTTAATACGGTCAGTTCTTGATGGCTACAATGTATGCATCTTTGCATATGGTCAGACTGGATCAGGGAAAACCTACACGATG ACCGGGCCTCACTCACCAACTGAGGAGGAGCGGGGTGTAAACTATCGAATTCTGAATGacctttttcatatttctcgaACTAGGAGAGACACTTTCATGTATGAAGTTGTTGTTCAGATGATTGAAATATATAATGAGCAAGTCCGTGATCTCCTCAGCAATG TTGGGATTGCAAACACTTCTCAACCCAATGGACTTGCAGTGCCCGATGCAAGTATGCATCTTGTTCAATCAACCTCTGATGTGATGGATTTAATGCAAACAGGACTGAAAAACAGGGCTATGAGTGCTACTGCTCTCAATGAAAGAAGTAGTCGCTCACACAG TATTGTGACAGTTCATGTTCGAGGAGTGGATTTAAAAACTGGAGCTACTTTGCGTGGTTCTCTTCATCTGGTAGATCTTGCTGGAAGTGAGAGAGTTGATCGTTCTGAAGTTACTGGAGACAGGCTCAAGGAAGCACAACATATCAACAAATCTTTGTCTGCTCTTGGAGATGTCATATTTGCTCTATCACAGAAAAGTCCTCATGTACCATATAGAAACAGCAAGCTTACTCAAGTCCTGCAGAGTTCTTTAG GTGGACATGCAAAGACACTAATGTTTGTACAGATAAATCCTGATGCTGGATCTTATTCAGAGACTTTAAGTACCTTGAAGTTTGCTGAAAGAGTGTCTGGAGTGGAGTTGGGAGCTGCTCGGAGCCAAAAAGATGGCAAGGATGTCAAAGATTTGATGGaacag GTGGCATCTCTTAAAGATACTATAGCAAGGAAAGATGAAGAAATTGAGCAGTTACAATGGCTCAGAGATACAACGAATCAGTCTCCTAGTGTAAATAGTGAAAGACAAGGTGGTAACGCATTAAAACATTCATCTTCTGCTCCTGGCATTTCATCACGAAGTGGGACTGTGCAACAGGGCTGGAGGCTGTCAGGTGGAAAAGTAGTGATTTCTAATAATAAAGCAGCTTCAGATCCTGAAAATTATTCAGACCACAGTGATAAGCAATCTGAATCTGGTTCACATCAGTCCACAGATGATTTGAAGCACCAAAAGGAGATCTCAGGCCAACCTAAGCTCACTGAAGATGACCCAGGTCAGAGTTCTGCAGATCTTGAGCTTTTGGGCTTTGGAGATGCCGATTCAGAGGAACGATTAAGTGACATATCAGATAGTGGTCTTTCCATGGGAACAGAAACTGATGGTTCAAGCAGTGTCATTGAGCTTACTCTCTTTCCTGAGCAATGCAAACCAACAGAGATCACAAAAGAGAAAACAAC GCCAAAAGTTCCAACTCGAATACCAAAACCACCTCCACAAAAAATTGGGCAAACAACATCAACACGACAAAAACTAAAAGAGACTCCGAAGTCACCAA GTTTAAGAAAAAGCGTGGCCAGCCAAGGGACAGCATCTTCAGCCAGGCTTGCAAAACGTTGGCAGTAG